Proteins found in one Quercus robur chromosome 2, dhQueRobu3.1, whole genome shotgun sequence genomic segment:
- the LOC126712357 gene encoding histone H3.3: MARTKQTARKSTGGKAPRKQLATKAARKSAPTTGGVKKPHRYRPGTVALREIRKYQKSTELLIRKLPFQRLVREIAQDFKTDLRFQSHAVLALQEAAEAYLVGLFEDTNLCAIHAKRVTIMPKDIQLARRIRGERA; the protein is encoded by the exons ATGGCTCGTACCAAGCAGACTGCTCGCAAGTCCACCGGAGGAAAGGCTCCAAGGAAGCAGCTTGCCACTAAG GCTGCAAGGAAATCTGCACCCACAACTGGTGGAGTGAAGAAGCCCCATCGTTATCGTCCCGGAACTGTTGCTCTCCG TGAAATCCGTAAGTACCAGAAGAGTACCGAGCTTTTGATCCGCAAGTTGCCCTTCCAGCGTCTTGTTCGTGAAATCGCACAAGACTTCAAG ACGGATTTGAGGTTCCAGAGCCATGCTGTTCTCGCTCTTCAAGAGGCCGCGGAGGCTTACCTTGTGGGTCTTTTCGAGGACACCAACCTGTGCGCTATCCATGCCAAGAGGGTCACCATTATGCCTAAGGACATCCAGCTCGCAAGGAGGATCCGTGGCGAACGTGCTTAA